Proteins encoded by one window of Musa acuminata AAA Group cultivar baxijiao chromosome BXJ2-9, Cavendish_Baxijiao_AAA, whole genome shotgun sequence:
- the LOC135623168 gene encoding cytokinin dehydrogenase 4-like: MHCLLRQHSVVFLELFLVLVLGGIAMHVSDPDVPSSLDALRLEGNLSFHDVSLAAKDFGNRFRFLPSAILHPVSVSDIAAIIKHVFQMGPSSKLTVAARGHGHSLQGQAQADGGVVIHMESLRGGGTRVHAGERPYVDASGGELWINVLLECLKHGLAPKSWTDYLHLTIGGTLSNAGISGQAFRHGPQISNVHQLEIVTGKGELLTCSTEENAALFHAALGGLGQFGVITGARIALEPAPEMVKWIRVLYSDFSSFTEDQEMLISARETFDYIEGFVIINRTGLLNNWRSSFNPQDPVQASRFDSDGRILFCLEMTKNFNRDEADVMHQRVEALLSRLRYIPSTLFQSEVTYLEFLDRVHVSEVKLRSKGLWEVPHPWLNLLIPRTRIKDFAEEVFGKILTDSNNGPILLYPLHRSKWDNRTSAVIPDEEVFYLVAFLSSSPSSSDHDNLERALKQNDKILDFCNKAGIQMKQYLPHYTTQEEWKAHFGDRWELFAHRKGIYDPLSILAPGQRIFRKVVRSSRR, from the exons ATGCATTGTCTCCTTCGACAACACAGCGTCGTCTTCCTCGAGCTCTTCCTCGTCTTGGTCCTAGGCGGCATCGCCATGCATGTCTCCGACCCTGACGTGCCTTCCTCGCTGGACGCACTCCGCCTCGAGGGCAACTTGAGCTTCCACGACGTCTCCCTCGCCGCAAAAGACTTTGGGAACCGCTTCCGGTTCCTGCCGTCGGCGATCCTGCACCCAGTGTCGGTCTCGGACATCGCCGCCATCATCAAGCATGTGTTCCAAATGGGTCCGAGCTCGAAGCTCACCGTCGCGGCCCGAGGCCACGGGCACTCGCTGCAGGGCCAGGCGCAGGCCGATGGCGGGGTGGTCATCCACATGGAGTCGCTCCGCGGAGGCGGGACGCGGGTGCACGCCGGGGAGCGCCCCTACGTGGACGCCTCGGGAGGGGAGCTGTGGATCAACGTGCTGCTCGAATGCCTGAAGCATGGCCTGGCGCCCAAGTCCTGGACCGACTACCTCCACCTCACCATCGGCGGGACGCTGTCCAATGCTGGGATCAGCGGGCAGGCGTTCCGGCACGGCCCCCAGATCAGCAACGTCCACCAGCTCGAGATCGTCACAG GGAAGGGCGAGCTGCTTACCTGCTCGACCGAGGAGAATGCCGCCCTCTTCCACGCTGCTCTCGGAGGCCTCGGCCAGTTCGGAGTCATCACCGGAGCCAGGATCGCGCTCGAACCAGCGCCGGAGATG GTGAAGTGGATCAGAGTTCTGTACTCCGACTTCTCCAGCTTCACGGAGGACCAGGAGATGCTCATCTCGGCGAGGGAGACCTTCGACTACATCGAAGGATTCGTGATCATCAACCGGACGGGACTGCTCAACAACTGGAGATCGTCGTTCAACCCGCAGGATCCCGTTCAAGCCAGCCGGTTCGACTCCGACGGGAGGATCCTCTTCTGCCTCGAGATGACCAAAAACTTCAACCGAGACGAGGCCGATGTCATGCACCAG CGAGTCGAAGCGCTTCTGTCGAGATTGAGGTACATACCGTCCACCCTCTTCCAGTCGGAGGTCACCTACCTGGAGTTCCTGGACAGGGTGCACGTCTCCGAGGTGAAGCTGCGGTCCAAAGGCCTGTGGGAAGTTCCGCATCCATGGCTGAACCTTCTCATACCCAGAACCAGGATCAAAGACTTCGCAGAAGAGGTCTTCGGCAAAATTCTCACAGACAGCAACAACGGTCCCATCCTCCTGTACCCACTTCACAGATCCAA GTGGGATAACAGAACATCGGCAGTGATTCCAGATGAGGAGGTCTTCTACCTGGTGGCGTTCCTCTCGTCGTCGCCGTCTTCCTCGGATCATGACAACTTGGAGCGTGCACTGAAACAGAACGATAAGATCTTAGACTTCTGTAACAAGGCAGGAATCCAGATGAAGCAATACTTGCCACACTACACAACACAGGAGGAGTGGAAGGCCCACTTCGGTGACAGATGGGAGCTATTTGCTCATAGAAAAGGCATTTATGATCCCCTGTCGATCCTTGCTCCAGGACAAAGGATTTTTCGGAAGGTCGTACGGTCCTCACGACGGTAG